In one window of Kitasatospora sp. MMS16-BH015 DNA:
- a CDS encoding SDR family oxidoreductase, translating into MTGIQGKVVAVTGASSGIGEATALHLAERGATLLLGARRTDRLDALVARIAAAGGTATALPVDVTRRADLHRLTDTAVERYGRLDVLVSNAGTMAVSPFDELRQDDWDAMVATHVTGLLNGIGAALPVFRRQGSGQFVTVGSTAAHVVKSPQGVYAATKTAVKVLMEGLRQEAGPHLRVTLVSPGFTDTEGVGKGADPEVAAALIRQREQLAMPPAAVAAAIGYAIEQPAGVEVGEIVVRPTAQG; encoded by the coding sequence ATGACAGGCATCCAGGGCAAAGTCGTCGCCGTTACCGGCGCGAGCAGCGGGATCGGCGAAGCCACCGCGCTCCACCTGGCCGAACGCGGCGCCACCCTCCTCCTCGGCGCCCGCCGCACCGACCGGCTCGACGCCCTGGTGGCGCGGATCGCCGCCGCGGGCGGCACGGCCACCGCCCTCCCGGTCGACGTGACCCGCCGGGCCGATCTCCACCGGCTCACCGACACCGCCGTCGAGCGGTACGGCCGGCTCGACGTGCTGGTCTCCAACGCGGGCACGATGGCCGTCTCACCCTTCGACGAGCTGCGCCAGGACGACTGGGACGCCATGGTGGCCACCCACGTCACCGGGCTGCTCAACGGGATCGGGGCCGCCCTGCCGGTCTTCCGCCGCCAGGGCTCGGGGCAGTTCGTCACCGTCGGCTCCACCGCCGCGCACGTGGTGAAGTCGCCGCAGGGCGTGTACGCGGCCACCAAGACGGCGGTCAAGGTGCTCATGGAGGGCCTGCGCCAGGAGGCGGGGCCGCACCTGCGGGTCACCCTGGTCTCCCCCGGCTTCACCGACACCGAGGGCGTCGGCAAGGGCGCCGACCCGGAGGTGGCGGCGGCACTGATCCGCCAACGCGAGCAGCTCGCCATGCCGCCCGCCGCCGTGGCCGCCGCCATCGGGTACGCGATCGAGCAGCCGGCCGGGGTCGAGGTCGGCGAGATCGTCGTCCGCCCCACCGCCCAGGGCTGA
- the dacB gene encoding D-alanyl-D-alanine carboxypeptidase/D-alanyl-D-alanine-endopeptidase translates to MPVRSYRRALPLAAAALAASLLAGAAQADNPAPVDATLTADLDALLADARLANAQAGVEVLDADSGQVLYARQPGALLTPASTLKTFTSTAALDLLGADYRFTTEVRTTGDTYGSLLDGDLVLRGGGDPSLLTQDLDDLAAKVAATGITTVTGRVLADGSRYDSTPYGPGWAWDDQPYSYSPQISGLTLSTDAEYTMGTVQVTVTPGAAGEQAKVAVVPAETPMKFTGGITTGAAGSGSTAAVERRRGANELLLSGSIAAGAAPVTYWETVEDPATLAGKAFEGALARHGVRTLSGVRTATGTEDSQPLVSHDSKTLAELIVPMLKLSNNGMAEQLTKELGKVKGGKGDWATGINQVKGFLKANGLGTPAGRQVDGSGLSRYDLTTPAQMAGLMKVAQTKPWFTAWYNALPVAGNPDRMTGGTLAARMRGTKAENNVHAKSGSMSGVDNLTGFATAPDGRKLVFSVMVSNFAGTSPRPVIDAIAVRLATGPAAPAGSAPAAPAAPRMKSFQAPATSGSLPEGGTRWEDCEVLSHC, encoded by the coding sequence GTGCCCGTACGCTCGTACCGCCGCGCCCTGCCGCTGGCCGCCGCTGCCCTCGCCGCCTCCCTGCTGGCCGGTGCGGCCCAGGCCGACAACCCGGCTCCGGTCGACGCCACGCTGACGGCCGACCTGGACGCGCTGCTCGCCGACGCCCGGCTGGCCAACGCGCAGGCCGGGGTGGAGGTGCTGGACGCCGACAGCGGGCAGGTGCTGTACGCGCGGCAGCCCGGGGCGCTGCTGACCCCGGCCTCCACGCTGAAGACCTTCACCTCCACCGCCGCGCTCGACCTGCTGGGCGCCGACTACCGGTTCACCACCGAGGTCCGCACGACCGGCGACACCTACGGCAGCCTGCTGGACGGCGACCTGGTGCTGCGCGGCGGTGGCGACCCGAGCCTGCTGACCCAGGACCTGGACGACCTGGCCGCCAAGGTGGCGGCCACCGGCATCACCACCGTCACCGGCCGGGTGCTCGCCGACGGCAGCCGCTACGACTCGACCCCGTACGGGCCGGGCTGGGCCTGGGACGACCAGCCGTACTCCTACAGCCCGCAGATATCCGGGCTGACCCTCTCCACCGACGCCGAGTACACCATGGGCACCGTGCAGGTGACGGTCACTCCGGGCGCGGCGGGGGAGCAGGCCAAGGTGGCCGTGGTGCCCGCCGAGACGCCGATGAAGTTCACCGGCGGCATCACCACCGGCGCGGCCGGCAGCGGCTCCACCGCCGCGGTGGAGCGCCGCCGGGGCGCCAACGAGTTGCTGCTCTCCGGCAGCATCGCGGCCGGCGCCGCCCCGGTCACCTACTGGGAGACCGTCGAGGACCCGGCGACCCTGGCCGGCAAGGCCTTCGAGGGCGCGCTGGCCCGGCACGGGGTGCGCACCCTCTCGGGCGTGCGGACGGCGACCGGCACCGAGGACTCGCAGCCGCTGGTCTCGCACGACTCCAAGACGCTGGCCGAGCTGATCGTCCCGATGCTCAAGCTCAGCAACAACGGCATGGCCGAGCAGCTCACCAAGGAGCTCGGTAAGGTCAAGGGCGGCAAGGGCGACTGGGCCACCGGCATCAACCAGGTGAAGGGCTTCCTCAAGGCCAACGGCCTGGGCACCCCGGCCGGCCGCCAGGTGGACGGCTCCGGCCTCTCCCGCTACGACCTGACCACCCCCGCGCAGATGGCCGGCCTGATGAAGGTGGCCCAGACCAAGCCGTGGTTCACCGCCTGGTACAACGCGCTGCCGGTGGCCGGCAACCCGGACCGGATGACCGGCGGCACGCTGGCCGCCCGGATGCGCGGCACCAAGGCCGAGAACAACGTGCACGCCAAGAGCGGCTCGATGAGCGGCGTGGACAACCTCACCGGCTTCGCCACCGCCCCCGACGGCCGCAAGCTGGTCTTCTCGGTGATGGTCAGCAACTTCGCGGGCACCAGCCCGCGTCCGGTGATCGACGCGATCGCGGTGCGCCTGGCCACCGGCCCGGCGGCGCCGGCCGGCTCCGCCCCGGCCGCCCCGGCCGCTCCCCGGATGAAGTCCTTCCAGGCTCCGGCCACTTCGGGCAGCCTGCCCGAGGGCGGCACCCGCTGGGAGGACTGCGAGGTCCTCTCCCACTGCTGA
- a CDS encoding TetR/AcrR family transcriptional regulator has product MTEQPPPTPSAEQPPRPLRADAQRNRTKILAAAARAFAEEGLEAGLEGIAKAAGVGSATLYRNFPTREALVEAVYRAEVVRLCEAAPALLAELPAEDALRAWARLFLDYVTTKHGMIDALRAIAATGADPYGHSRELIGAALTTLMAACAAAGAIRTDLGPADLFAALEGIARTSAGPELRPQAERLLTLVLDGLAVR; this is encoded by the coding sequence ATGACCGAGCAGCCGCCCCCGACGCCGTCGGCCGAGCAGCCGCCCCGCCCGCTGCGGGCCGACGCGCAGCGCAACCGGACGAAGATCCTCGCCGCCGCCGCGCGGGCCTTCGCCGAGGAGGGGCTGGAGGCCGGGCTGGAGGGGATCGCCAAGGCGGCCGGGGTGGGCAGCGCCACGCTCTACCGCAACTTCCCCACCCGGGAGGCGCTGGTGGAGGCGGTCTACCGTGCCGAGGTGGTCCGGCTCTGCGAGGCCGCTCCCGCACTGCTGGCCGAGCTCCCGGCGGAGGACGCGCTGCGCGCCTGGGCCCGGCTCTTCCTCGACTACGTCACCACCAAGCACGGCATGATCGACGCGCTGCGGGCGATCGCCGCCACCGGCGCGGATCCCTACGGGCACAGCCGCGAGCTGATCGGGGCCGCGCTCACCACTCTGATGGCGGCCTGCGCGGCGGCCGGTGCGATCCGTACCGACCTCGGGCCCGCCGATCTCTTCGCCGCCCTCGAGGGCATCGCCCGCACCTCGGCGGGCCCCGAACTCCGGCCGCAGGCCGAGCGGTTGCTCACCCTCGTGCTGGACGGCCTGGCGGTGCGGTGA
- a CDS encoding PIG-L family deacetylase, with the protein MALARRRFLASLAATALTLPVLAERAATPAAAAGLLGSGPLFMQVVAHEDDDILFMNPDLYNAISIGTPAVTVFVTAGNITGDPCPTYCYDAAGDPLRTWNRQMGAVNAYSRMTGVGDGDPTTDEVGHWTVDTWTVAGKQVERYVLKGRPVHLIFMNMHDAGLDDVQAGDTDTSIVPANSPPSLSSSAYTVADSVAVLRQLMVAYQPTVLRTQDENPDSRYTGEHPDHLAAAAFAGEAARQYGGKLIQISYRDYNISDCPVNLDPATTADKSLFFSEYASHDHSGNHEDSWFSRMYYRWSRGTSWAGLNADGRPQVFVVRAGGLWTHWRWWDGTWGGPQLLADPGGRLAPGVAVGNNADGRLEVFARRLTDHHIISLAQDTPNGGWRSAWVDHGNPNAGAGGEDQVGVPVVANDQDGRLEIFVKNGSGGVSCTWQTAPSGGWVGSWADLGGSDVQDPVTAIRNGVGAIEIFASTRSGILGWWQGAPNSTIYGPGLIPGAQPASPPKAALDQDGRIELAFRQSGTGAMLVSYQVRPGGSWVQAPVSLGGDLGVGEPAAATLGGRVVLFERNRGGGVSTTAQGAPNSNYTGWRDLGGMVLDYPSAVTDGAGVLHVFAIGTDGRVYYRTSTTATSFDDWRGLPA; encoded by the coding sequence ATGGCCCTCGCAAGACGGCGGTTCCTCGCCTCCCTCGCGGCCACCGCCCTCACCCTGCCGGTCCTCGCCGAGCGGGCCGCGACACCGGCGGCCGCCGCCGGACTGCTCGGCTCCGGCCCGCTGTTCATGCAGGTCGTCGCGCACGAGGACGACGACATCCTGTTCATGAACCCGGACCTGTACAACGCGATCTCCATCGGCACGCCAGCCGTCACGGTCTTCGTCACCGCGGGGAACATCACCGGCGACCCCTGCCCCACCTACTGCTACGACGCGGCCGGCGATCCGCTGCGCACCTGGAACCGGCAGATGGGGGCCGTCAACGCCTACTCCAGGATGACCGGGGTGGGGGATGGCGACCCGACCACCGACGAGGTGGGCCACTGGACGGTGGACACCTGGACGGTAGCGGGCAAGCAGGTCGAGCGCTACGTCCTGAAGGGGCGGCCGGTGCACCTGATCTTCATGAACATGCACGACGCCGGGCTCGACGACGTGCAGGCCGGCGACACCGACACCTCGATCGTGCCGGCCAACAGCCCCCCGTCCCTGTCCTCCTCGGCCTACACGGTGGCGGACTCCGTCGCGGTGCTGCGGCAGCTGATGGTGGCGTACCAGCCGACCGTGCTGCGCACCCAGGACGAGAACCCCGACAGCCGCTACACCGGCGAGCACCCGGACCACCTCGCCGCGGCCGCGTTCGCCGGCGAGGCGGCCCGCCAGTACGGCGGCAAGCTGATCCAGATCAGCTACCGGGACTACAACATCAGCGACTGCCCGGTGAACCTCGACCCGGCGACCACCGCGGACAAGAGCCTGTTCTTCTCCGAGTACGCGAGCCACGACCACTCGGGCAACCACGAGGACTCCTGGTTCTCCCGGATGTACTACCGCTGGTCGCGGGGCACCTCCTGGGCGGGGCTGAACGCGGACGGCCGGCCACAGGTCTTCGTCGTCCGGGCCGGCGGCCTGTGGACCCACTGGCGCTGGTGGGACGGCACCTGGGGCGGTCCGCAGCTGCTGGCCGACCCGGGCGGGCGGCTGGCTCCGGGCGTCGCGGTCGGCAACAACGCCGACGGCCGGCTGGAGGTCTTCGCCCGCCGCCTGACCGACCACCACATCATCTCGCTGGCGCAGGACACCCCCAACGGCGGGTGGCGCAGCGCCTGGGTCGACCACGGCAACCCCAACGCCGGCGCCGGCGGGGAGGACCAGGTCGGCGTGCCCGTGGTGGCCAACGACCAGGACGGCCGGCTGGAGATCTTCGTCAAGAACGGCAGCGGCGGGGTCAGCTGCACCTGGCAGACCGCCCCCAGCGGGGGCTGGGTAGGCAGCTGGGCCGATCTGGGCGGCTCCGACGTGCAGGATCCGGTCACCGCGATCCGCAACGGCGTCGGAGCGATCGAGATCTTCGCCAGCACCCGCTCCGGCATCCTCGGTTGGTGGCAGGGGGCGCCGAACAGCACCATCTACGGCCCGGGGCTGATCCCGGGCGCCCAGCCGGCCAGCCCGCCCAAGGCCGCGCTCGACCAGGACGGCCGCATCGAGCTCGCCTTCCGCCAGAGCGGCACGGGGGCGATGCTGGTCAGCTACCAGGTCCGGCCCGGCGGCTCCTGGGTCCAGGCCCCGGTCTCCCTCGGCGGTGACCTCGGCGTGGGCGAGCCGGCGGCGGCCACTCTGGGCGGGCGCGTCGTCCTCTTCGAACGCAACCGCGGCGGCGGCGTGAGCACCACCGCCCAGGGCGCCCCCAACTCCAACTACACCGGCTGGCGCGACCTGGGCGGCATGGTCCTCGACTACCCCTCGGCCGTCACCGACGGCGCGGGCGTCCTCCACGTGTTCGCCATCGGCACGGACGGCCGCGTCTACTACCGCACCAGCACCACGGCCACCTCCTTCGACGACTGGCGGGGCCTGCCGGCCTGA
- a CDS encoding phage tail protein, translating into MSYVVDFEKVSTVGLESSPVAERLAGLRANEARYFKNKYDHTFTVRPAAEAAEVVEYVGRVLAEERDITIASPALEATAFEAGGYRMAYVFYCSGLAVNVMYGIEDGAKRAVGFKLSEGMEVPEELAAKFKFARQKSKLAGEIRGSFFVIKGEY; encoded by the coding sequence GTGAGCTACGTCGTCGATTTCGAGAAGGTGTCCACCGTCGGTCTGGAGTCCTCCCCGGTCGCCGAGCGGCTCGCGGGGCTGCGGGCCAACGAGGCGCGGTACTTCAAGAACAAGTACGACCACACCTTCACCGTCCGGCCGGCCGCCGAGGCGGCCGAGGTGGTCGAGTACGTCGGCCGGGTGCTGGCCGAGGAGCGGGACATCACCATCGCCTCGCCCGCCCTGGAAGCCACCGCCTTCGAGGCGGGCGGCTACCGGATGGCCTACGTCTTCTACTGCTCGGGCCTGGCGGTGAACGTGATGTACGGGATCGAGGACGGGGCCAAGCGCGCGGTGGGGTTCAAGCTCTCCGAGGGCATGGAGGTGCCCGAGGAGCTGGCCGCGAAGTTCAAGTTCGCCCGGCAGAAGTCGAAGCTGGCCGGCGAGATCCGGGGCTCGTTCTTCGTGATCAAGGGCGAGTACTGA
- a CDS encoding alpha/beta fold hydrolase, which yields MSKKPSIVFAHGLWADGSCFSKVIPTLQREGHEVISAQNSLDSLAGEVDAVHRALARVSGPAILVGHSWGGFVITAAGTHEKVAGLVYLAALSPEAGQSAQELIGSFPQPEVFAHLEEQDGRVWIARDGISYFCGDLSPADQQLVWATQGAPRGELLAETTEDPAWKSKPSWYLLTTQDQAVHPDLQRFVAERMGATTVEVESSHVPMLSHPETVIELIRRAAAAVAAG from the coding sequence ATGTCGAAGAAGCCCAGTATCGTCTTCGCCCACGGCCTGTGGGCCGACGGGTCCTGCTTCAGCAAGGTGATCCCGACGCTCCAGCGGGAGGGGCACGAGGTGATCTCCGCGCAGAACTCCCTGGACTCGCTGGCGGGCGAGGTCGACGCCGTGCACCGCGCCCTGGCGCGGGTGAGCGGCCCGGCGATCCTGGTCGGGCACTCCTGGGGCGGGTTCGTGATCACGGCGGCCGGTACCCACGAGAAGGTGGCCGGGCTGGTCTACCTCGCCGCACTCAGCCCGGAGGCCGGCCAGAGCGCGCAGGAGCTGATCGGCTCCTTCCCGCAGCCCGAGGTGTTCGCGCACCTGGAGGAGCAGGACGGGCGGGTCTGGATCGCCCGTGACGGCATCTCCTACTTCTGCGGCGACCTCTCCCCGGCGGACCAGCAGCTGGTCTGGGCCACCCAGGGGGCCCCGCGCGGCGAGCTGCTCGCCGAGACCACCGAGGACCCGGCCTGGAAGTCCAAGCCCTCCTGGTACCTCCTCACCACCCAGGACCAGGCCGTCCATCCGGATCTGCAGCGCTTCGTCGCCGAGCGGATGGGAGCCACCACCGTGGAGGTGGAGAGCAGCCACGTCCCGATGCTCTCCCACCCCGAGACCGTGATCGAGCTGATCCGCCGGGCCGCCGCCGCGGTGGCCGCCGGGTAG
- a CDS encoding phospholipase D-like domain-containing protein, with product MYRSTPGRLRRALRATLAAAAVSALLSTPAQADTGAATAHLDAVERVLREVSPGLEGTAWERTEGNALGDGWLLQTPGCWGDAACADRPGTRELLARMTADVAAATRTVDVSTLAPFPNGGFEDALVEGLKAAVAAGHRPVVRILVGAAPVYNANVLPSRYRDELVAELGPAAGSVSLNIASMTASRTAFSWNHSKLLVVDGRTVITGGINGWKSDYLDTAHPVTDVDLALSGPAATSAARYLDTLWEWTCGHTGVFDNAWFASSDGGACRPSIERELNPPAAAAGSVPVIAVGGLGVGIKASDPASDYRPAPVTGAAGAKCGPLTLHDNTNADRDYETVNPEENALRALVGSAQEHIEISQQDLNGTCPPLPRYDARLYQALAAKLAAGVKVRIVVSDPANRGAVGSGGYSQIKSLAEISDVLKARLTELTGDAGKAGAALCGNLQLATFRAADAPTWADGHPYALHHKLVAVDGSAFFIGSKNLYPAWLQDFGYVVEDRGAAGRLDRELLAPEWRYSQATATVDWASGRCKA from the coding sequence GTGTACCGATCCACCCCCGGCCGGCTCCGCCGCGCCCTGCGCGCCACCCTCGCCGCCGCCGCGGTCTCCGCCCTGCTCAGCACACCGGCCCAGGCCGACACCGGGGCGGCGACCGCTCATCTCGACGCCGTGGAGCGGGTGTTGCGCGAGGTGTCGCCCGGGCTGGAGGGGACGGCCTGGGAGCGGACCGAGGGGAACGCGCTCGGCGACGGCTGGCTGCTCCAGACGCCCGGGTGCTGGGGCGACGCCGCCTGTGCGGACCGCCCCGGCACCCGGGAGCTGCTGGCCCGGATGACCGCCGACGTGGCCGCCGCGACCCGCACGGTGGACGTCTCCACCCTCGCGCCCTTCCCGAACGGCGGGTTCGAGGACGCCCTGGTGGAGGGCCTCAAGGCGGCCGTGGCGGCCGGGCACCGGCCGGTGGTGCGGATCCTGGTCGGGGCGGCGCCGGTCTACAACGCCAATGTGCTGCCCTCGCGCTACCGGGACGAGCTGGTGGCCGAGCTGGGCCCGGCGGCCGGCTCGGTCAGCCTGAACATCGCCTCGATGACCGCCTCCCGGACGGCCTTCTCCTGGAACCACTCCAAGCTCCTGGTGGTGGACGGACGGACCGTCATCACCGGCGGGATCAACGGCTGGAAGAGCGACTACCTCGACACCGCCCACCCCGTCACGGACGTGGACCTCGCGCTGAGCGGGCCCGCCGCGACCTCCGCCGCCCGGTACCTGGACACCCTCTGGGAGTGGACCTGCGGCCACACCGGGGTGTTCGACAACGCCTGGTTCGCCTCCTCCGACGGCGGGGCCTGCCGCCCCTCCATCGAGCGCGAGCTCAACCCGCCCGCCGCCGCGGCCGGGAGCGTCCCGGTGATCGCCGTCGGCGGCCTGGGGGTGGGGATCAAGGCCTCGGACCCCGCATCCGACTACCGCCCGGCGCCGGTGACCGGTGCGGCGGGCGCCAAGTGCGGCCCGCTGACCCTGCACGACAACACCAACGCCGACCGGGACTACGAGACGGTCAACCCGGAGGAGAACGCCCTGCGCGCGCTGGTCGGCAGCGCGCAGGAGCACATCGAGATCTCCCAGCAGGACCTGAACGGCACCTGCCCGCCGCTGCCCCGCTACGACGCCCGGCTCTACCAGGCGCTGGCCGCCAAGCTGGCCGCCGGGGTCAAGGTGCGGATCGTGGTGAGCGACCCGGCCAACCGGGGCGCCGTCGGCAGCGGGGGCTACTCGCAGATCAAGTCGCTCGCCGAGATCAGCGACGTGCTGAAGGCCCGGCTGACCGAGCTCACCGGGGACGCGGGCAAGGCCGGCGCCGCGCTCTGCGGCAACCTCCAGCTCGCCACCTTCCGGGCCGCCGACGCGCCGACCTGGGCCGACGGACACCCCTACGCGCTGCACCACAAGCTGGTCGCCGTGGACGGCTCGGCCTTCTTCATCGGCTCCAAGAACCTCTACCCGGCCTGGCTGCAGGACTTCGGCTACGTGGTGGAGGACCGGGGCGCGGCCGGGCGGTTGGACCGCGAGCTGCTGGCCCCCGAGTGGCGCTACTCGCAGGCCACCGCGACCGTCGACTGGGCGAGCGGCCGCTGCAAGGCCTGA
- a CDS encoding TIM-barrel domain-containing protein, with translation MRPFRSRLRRSALPAAVLTVTALAGPALPAQAATPASGVLDLTHTDLTWQSPVFAKGTLGGPDTCPQGSAACDRFDLTVDVPAGYWADNPEGGVPISIQWADGSNDFDLYVYGADGKEVAESAGTADPEATVIPNASGTYHVLVVPYDVHSAAFTGHVYLPQTSDAGNLTSFDGGNGSYAIAAGSLKAKVDFLADDQLRLQAAPDGVFTDPAGSTIVRRQPDPQRDTSSFDAGAYYGIRAKDVVLRVYKQPLRFALYKADDRSVIWQENAPLRWSTSGLRQSLTRGGDEQFFGGGEQNGSYSHRDQVMHVANSFNWNEGGYNNSQPFYVSSAGYGVFRNTFAPGIYDFGPSVRTGQQERRLDAYYFVGDTKSVIGKYTALVGKPFMPPVYGLEPGDSDCYLHNANRGERHTLDALKVADGYVQNQMPLGWMLVNDGYGCGYENLPQTGEGLRKDHAQLGLWTQNGLPNQAEEVKAGAVVRKLDVAWVGNGYDFALNACDQAKAGIENNSEARGFVWLPVSWAGAQRCGVLWSGDQSLSWDYIRWQIPTYAGATMSGIAYDTGDVGSIFRHDPKMYARDLQWKAFIPTIMTMDGWASDLTTKKPHDQQPWLDGEPYTSINRKYLQLKERLLPYMYTLSHEATSTGIGAVRPLALEYPGDQQALNATYEFLAGPDFLVAPVYSDTSTRDGIYLPAGTWTDYWTGRTYQGPTTINGYSAPLDTLPLFVKGGSIVPMWPQGTTSWQTRDKAELDYDLYPQGDTSYTLYEDDGTTRQYAAGASATQRVDLHAPGGGQGATVVTIGASAGSYTGKPAARSYQLTVHEATAPRRVVTEGGPLPQLASAAALAGAASGWYYDAATGVTRIKTPSISTDHAFTVNLIHGGPGH, from the coding sequence GTGCGCCCATTCCGTTCGCGGCTACGGCGGTCGGCCCTGCCGGCCGCCGTCCTCACCGTCACGGCCCTGGCCGGGCCGGCCCTGCCGGCCCAGGCCGCCACCCCGGCCTCCGGGGTCCTCGACCTCACCCACACCGATCTGACCTGGCAGAGCCCGGTCTTCGCCAAGGGCACCCTCGGCGGTCCGGATACCTGCCCGCAGGGCAGCGCGGCCTGCGACCGGTTCGACCTGACCGTCGACGTGCCGGCCGGGTACTGGGCGGACAACCCCGAGGGCGGGGTGCCGATCTCGATCCAGTGGGCGGACGGCAGCAACGACTTCGACCTGTACGTCTACGGCGCCGACGGCAAGGAGGTGGCCGAGAGCGCGGGCACCGCCGACCCCGAGGCCACCGTGATCCCCAACGCCTCCGGCACGTACCACGTGCTGGTGGTGCCGTACGACGTGCACAGCGCCGCCTTCACCGGCCACGTCTACCTGCCGCAGACCAGCGACGCCGGCAACCTCACCTCCTTCGACGGCGGCAACGGCAGCTACGCGATCGCGGCCGGCTCCCTCAAGGCCAAGGTGGACTTCCTGGCCGACGACCAACTCCGGCTCCAGGCCGCCCCCGACGGCGTCTTCACCGACCCGGCCGGCAGCACCATCGTGCGCAGGCAGCCCGACCCGCAGCGCGACACCAGCTCCTTCGACGCGGGGGCCTACTACGGCATCCGTGCCAAGGACGTGGTGCTGCGGGTCTACAAGCAGCCGCTGCGGTTCGCCCTCTACAAGGCCGACGACCGGTCGGTCATCTGGCAGGAGAACGCGCCGCTGCGCTGGTCCACCAGCGGCCTGCGGCAGAGCCTGACCCGGGGCGGCGACGAGCAGTTCTTCGGCGGCGGCGAGCAGAACGGCAGCTACTCGCACCGCGACCAGGTGATGCACGTGGCCAACAGCTTCAACTGGAACGAGGGCGGCTACAACAACTCCCAGCCGTTCTACGTCTCCAGCGCGGGCTACGGCGTCTTCCGCAACACATTCGCGCCCGGAATCTACGACTTCGGGCCCTCCGTCCGCACCGGCCAGCAGGAACGGCGCCTGGACGCCTACTACTTCGTCGGTGACACCAAGTCGGTGATCGGCAAGTACACCGCGCTGGTGGGCAAGCCGTTCATGCCGCCGGTCTACGGCCTGGAGCCGGGCGACTCCGACTGCTACCTGCACAACGCCAACCGGGGCGAGCGGCACACCCTGGACGCGCTGAAGGTGGCCGACGGCTACGTGCAGAACCAGATGCCGCTCGGCTGGATGCTGGTCAACGACGGCTACGGCTGCGGCTACGAGAACCTGCCGCAGACCGGCGAGGGCCTGCGCAAGGACCACGCCCAGCTCGGCCTGTGGACCCAGAACGGCCTGCCCAACCAGGCCGAGGAGGTCAAGGCCGGCGCGGTGGTGCGCAAGCTGGACGTGGCCTGGGTCGGCAACGGCTACGACTTCGCGCTCAACGCCTGCGACCAGGCCAAGGCGGGCATCGAGAACAACAGCGAGGCCCGCGGCTTCGTCTGGCTGCCGGTCTCCTGGGCCGGGGCGCAGCGCTGCGGCGTGCTGTGGAGCGGCGACCAGAGCCTCTCCTGGGACTACATCCGCTGGCAGATCCCGACCTACGCCGGGGCCACCATGTCCGGCATCGCCTACGACACCGGCGACGTGGGCTCGATCTTCCGGCACGACCCCAAGATGTACGCCCGCGACCTGCAGTGGAAGGCGTTCATCCCGACCATCATGACGATGGACGGCTGGGCCAGCGACCTCACCACCAAGAAGCCGCACGACCAGCAGCCCTGGCTGGACGGCGAGCCGTACACCTCGATCAACCGCAAGTACCTGCAGCTCAAGGAGCGTCTGCTCCCGTACATGTACACCCTCTCGCACGAGGCCACCTCGACCGGGATCGGCGCGGTGCGCCCGCTCGCGCTGGAGTACCCGGGCGACCAGCAGGCGCTGAACGCCACCTACGAGTTCCTGGCCGGCCCCGACTTCCTGGTGGCCCCGGTCTACAGCGACACCAGCACCCGGGACGGCATCTACCTGCCCGCCGGCACCTGGACCGACTACTGGACGGGCCGCACCTACCAGGGCCCGACCACGATCAACGGCTACTCGGCCCCGCTGGACACCCTGCCGCTGTTCGTCAAGGGCGGCTCGATCGTCCCGATGTGGCCGCAGGGCACCACCTCCTGGCAGACCCGGGACAAGGCCGAGCTGGACTACGACCTCTACCCGCAGGGCGACACCTCGTACACCCTCTACGAGGACGACGGCACCACCCGCCAGTACGCCGCCGGCGCCTCCGCCACCCAGCGGGTCGACCTGCACGCCCCCGGCGGTGGCCAGGGCGCGACCGTGGTCACCATCGGTGCCAGCGCCGGGAGTTACACCGGAAAGCCGGCCGCCCGGTCCTACCAGCTGACCGTCCACGAGGCCACCGCCCCGCGCCGGGTGGTCACCGAGGGCGGCCCGCTGCCGCAGCTGGCCTCGGCCGCCGCACTGGCCGGCGCCGCCTCCGGCTGGTACTACGACGCCGCGACGGGCGTGACCCGGATCAAGACCCCGTCGATCTCCACCGACCACGCCTTCACCGTCAACCTGATCCACGGCGGTCCCGGCCACTGA